In the genome of Stigmatopora nigra isolate UIUO_SnigA chromosome 7, RoL_Snig_1.1, whole genome shotgun sequence, the window TGACAGTGGGGTAAAAACTCAGGTATATAATACATAAATGTTGCTTAGTATTATTCAATTAATCTGATTTGAAATGACTGCTGTTAATATGATATCATTACATTGATAATAGGATGAGAGCAAATTGCTTAATTTACAAGTGATCATCTTCTCTTCCAGTTACTGGATTATGTCACAACAACAATTTACTTCTCAGACAAGAATGTTGACAGTAATCTGATTTCTTGGAATCGGGTTGTGCTACTCCAcggtaacaataacaaaataacaatccCACGATTATTATTCCAATTTGTATTACAGATCTAAAGACATCTATTTTTTCTAACATCCAGGTCCGCCAGGCACCGGAAAAACATCTTTATGCAAAGCTCTTGCCCAGAAGCTTTCAATTAGACTGTCAGATCGGTGAGAAGACCATTTAATTGAATATGCCTCGACTTcagtttattttattcatctgCTCCCTTACCATGCAGGTATATATATGCGCAATTTGTGGAAATCAATAGCCACAGCTTGTTCTCAAAGTACTTCTCGGAGGTAAATgagctcttatttgtttttgatggaaactgtttttttttttgtatactaaCCACTTGTCTTTGTTGTAGAGTGGCAAACTGGttacaaaaatgtttcagaagATTCAGCATCTTATCGATGACAAAGATGCTCTTGTGTTTGTTCTTATTGATGAGGTAAACAAAACAATTCTAGTTGTCCTTCTTAATATTGTGGAGGGAGGGGAAAACTATAATTGGGATTAAGGAAGACGGTTTTATGATCgagatgcacattttttttagatcgtGGCATATTTATTTGAACATATTCAGATACAAACTGACTAGTTTTGTAGATTTTCTAGTCTCTTAGGTTTTTATTAGTTTTCTTTGCACTGCATGGAGTTCAAGTTAAGTGCTCAACAGCAAAAATTACACAGATTGTGCAATAAAATcgaaaatacatttcattttttatgcgCCCACCAGCAAATCCTATTATTAAATGGAAGCAGCTAATTAAAAGTAGCAACGCAACGCCTCCTAAACCAAGGAATATTTACAGTCAAATGCCTCGGGACCATTTATAACTTTTACAACACTGTTGGGGCcgcttttttattttggtaaggGATATATTCAATACTGCTAATTTTATGTCAATATATACATTTCATAGGTGAATACAATGTTTAATGATGGTCTAGTTTCTTATATTTTCATTAgaaatttatttaaaactaCCAGTTAAAAACACTAGTTCTTAATGAAATAtttgtcaaaacaaaatggaaaaaatcttTTTGACCAGATTGCCCAGCCCTAATTGGGATAAATGATTGTTGATTTATGAGTTTCATTTACGATGTAATATGTGAAACTTCACAAATGCGAGacaaaaaacacatcaaaaaaATTAACAGACCTAAAAAACATGCGACTATTTTACTAGATATTTTATAGTATCACCCTCTTTATATATGCAGCGGACATTTTCCAGCAGAATATTTGTCCTGTCTCATGTAGGTGGAGAGTCTGACAGCAGCCAGGAACGCCAGCCAAGCGGGAACGGAACCGTCTGACTCCTTCCGCGCGGTCAACGCTGTCCTCACTCAGCTGGACCAAATCAAACAGTTGGAAAAATTTAGCaagcattttacattttttacccccctgagGAACAAGTTCTGTATGATGTCAACGTTCAGGTTCCTCCTACAGACATTCCAACGTGGTGATCCTGACTACCTCCAATGTGACCGAAAAGATCGATTTGGCCTTTGTGGACAGagcagatattaaacagtacatcgGACCGCCATCTGAGAAAGGCATTTACAACATCTTTCTTTCTTGCCTTGAGGAGCTCATGAAGGTCATTCAGAAACTCCCTCCGAAATGAAATGTGTGATAGTCAGTGATATTAACCAGTTCTTCATATGCGCAGTGCCAAATCATTTACCCCCGACAGCCACTTTTCACCATCTATGAGCTGGAGACGATGGGCTTTGCAAAGAATGAGGTCTCTGAACACAGCCTGGTGCTTAGAAACATTGCACtgtgagtgtttttttcccataatgcATCAGCAGCCAAGTTGtggaaccttttttttctaatattaatGTGATTCTTTCCAGGAAATGCAAAGGTCTGAGTGGAAGGGTCCTGAGGAAATTACCCTTTCTAGCTCATGCACTCTTTGTCAAGGTAAGTCTCGGATTGAAACTGCAAATTAATTTCTCGCCTATTTAATTAATATGTTGTCAATCATTGATCTTCAACTTACTATAATTTACTTTATCGACTAATCGGATGGTTATAATTAAATGATTAATCTGACAAATTGCAATTAcgaattactgtttaataatagtaattaaCAACCAACAAGCAAGTGACGTTGTTTTAGGCATGATTCAATGGAGCCAAAATTAATGACTATTTCCTtcaaaaatactattttcttaCAACTGTACTGTTCTAACTATACGACATAAAAGTTGTTCAATTGTTTATTCAAATAATTAgtattaaacataaaaaaaacacaactaatGCACTTGCAGTGCACTTTCTTGTAACTATATGAGATCATTTAGTCTACATGGTGACAACTTCCAACTTTATTCAAACAGAGGAAAGTTAGGATCTTAACATTTTGATTAATGACAGATTGGAAGCAACAATTAACTGCATACTGCCCCCTACTGTTCACATGTTGCACCTTTCATTGTGAAATAGATCTGAGGCATTTAAACAACCAGGCTAACAAAATCAATTTGATTTTCCTCCAGGCACAAAAAGTAACCCTGCAAAGGTTTCTTAAGGCCATGGAGCAGGCCGTGGATAAGCAGAAGGAGGAAGTATCTAACCTAATGAATGCCGTATGAGACATTTGTACCTTTAAAAGCTTCAGCAGTTTTTACGACACATGTTTACACTCATCGGTTTATCCTCAGAAAGTTATTATTTCAGATAAATGCTGTCCGTATATTTATTGCTGCTCAAACTGTTTCTCGGCCAGTGAGGATGAGGTTAAGATGATGAAAGTGTCGGCGAAGAACAGTGCGTCTTTGGTTCCTGACTGAATTTTGTTTCCGCAGTTGCAGTTTAACCCAACTTTGTTGTAATGAGCCC includes:
- the trip13 gene encoding pachytene checkpoint protein 2 homolog isoform X2, whose translation is METDTMDANDQNQSVVLEVHVKSQSTAKLCDVRMHVQAMLSRHSTVFGNYKWSEFDENFLSTHVESIAIVDREDLPSQAIDLTRSQFSVHIFTLNEDGPSTLCLEDDEELSAANHWLLPTANFHGLWDSLVYDSGVKTQLLDYVTTTIYFSDKNVDSNLISWNRVVLLHGPPGTGKTSLCKALAQKLSIRLSDRYIYAQFVEINSHSLFSKYFSESGKLVTKMFQKIQHLIDDKDALVFVLIDEVESLTAARNASQAGTEPSDSFRAVNAVLTQLDQIKQHSNVVILTTSNVTEKIDLAFVDRADIKQYIGPPSEKGIYNIFLSCLEELMKCQIIYPRQPLFTIYELETMGFAKNEVSEHSLVLRNIALKCKGLSGRVLRKLPFLAHALFVKAQKVTLQRFLKAMEQAVDKQKEEVSNLMNAV
- the trip13 gene encoding pachytene checkpoint protein 2 homolog isoform X1 — its product is MVRIKHWGMETDTMDANDQNQSVVLEVHVKSQSTAKLCDVRMHVQAMLSRHSTVFGNYKWSEFDENFLSTHVESIAIVDREDLPSQAIDLTRSQFSVHIFTLNEDGPSTLCLEDDEELSAANHWLLPTANFHGLWDSLVYDSGVKTQLLDYVTTTIYFSDKNVDSNLISWNRVVLLHGPPGTGKTSLCKALAQKLSIRLSDRYIYAQFVEINSHSLFSKYFSESGKLVTKMFQKIQHLIDDKDALVFVLIDEVESLTAARNASQAGTEPSDSFRAVNAVLTQLDQIKQHSNVVILTTSNVTEKIDLAFVDRADIKQYIGPPSEKGIYNIFLSCLEELMKCQIIYPRQPLFTIYELETMGFAKNEVSEHSLVLRNIALKCKGLSGRVLRKLPFLAHALFVKAQKVTLQRFLKAMEQAVDKQKEEVSNLMNAV